The following are from one region of the Lytechinus variegatus isolate NC3 chromosome 4, Lvar_3.0, whole genome shotgun sequence genome:
- the LOC121413352 gene encoding gastrula zinc finger protein XlCGF58.1-like isoform X2, whose protein sequence is MNSRDIADQSYSKLMQHPPDKQSLTEASTKLIQLEDYSSLQPDASSAHQDQSSKSILEKLSLSSKNGPQIFFIKQEETDEDFSCSSSNMPQSLDDMAQGSSPLTDMENKITTYTLGKSRYESKGDNVLESIQSKKGPMGIDAETVTDFEKSISCDETYNVCNVCKKGFPNSRKLDVHMHTHSGEKPYPCTLCDKKFPTKTQLNRHIQTHSGEKPYVCSVCKKGFPNSRNLDVHMHTHSGEKSYPCTLCDKKFATQYQLMRHMKTHSNEKQYSCQKCSKHFASKHGLEYHMMSHSGLKPYLCSFCGKRFRANSQLKSHIMTHKGEKPYCCSLCNARFSCKLSLEEHMLVHTGEKPFQCEECKKVFAVADNYKRHIRLHAEEKPYKCSKCDKQFDMKSSLIKHFQRHTGQKGFLCPECGKRFYTNDYLTQHMFVHSGEKPYPCTLCDKKFPTKARLNRHLQTHSGKKPYVCSLCKKGFANSRNLNVHMHMHSDEKPYLCTLCDKKFATQYQLTRHVKTHSGEKPYVCNVCKKSFPNSRNLNVHMHVHSGEKHYPCTLCDKKFATQYQLMRHMKTHSNEKQYSCQKCSKHFASKHGLEYHMMSHSGLKPYLCSFCGKRFRANSQLKSHIMTHKGEKPYCCSLCNARFSCKLSLEEHMLVHTGEKPFQCEECKKVFADAGNYKRHIQLHSKEKPYKCSKCDKQFPIKSYLVRHFQRHTGQKGFLCPDCGKRFYTKDYLTQHMVVHSGEKPYPCSKCDQRFSFKSSLAKHLRRHTKH, encoded by the exons aTCAAAGTTCTAAGAGCATCTTGGAAAAACTGTCACTGTCAAGCAAGAATGGACCACAAATATTCTTCATCAAGCAAGAAGAAACAGATGAAG ATTTTAGCTGCAGTTCCAGTAACATGCCTCAAAGTTTGGATGATATGGCCCAGGGTTCCAGTCCTCTCACAGATATGGAAAACAAGATAACCACTTACACCCTTGGGAAAAGTAGATATGAATCCAAGGGTGACAATGTCCTGGAAAGCATTCAAAGTAAGAAAGGACCCATGGGAATTGATGCAGAAACGGTTACAGATTTTGAGAAGTCAATTTCTTGTGATGAAACATATAATGTGTGTAATGTGTGTAAGAAAGGTTTTCCCAATTCAAGGAAACTTGATGTTCATATGCATACGCATTCAGGTGAAAAACCTTATCCTTGTACATTGTGTGACAAAAAATTTCCAACAAAAACTCAACTAAATAGACATATACAAACACACTCTGGTGAAAAACCTTATGTGTGTAGTGTGTGTAAGAAAGGTTTTCCCAATTCAAGGAATCTTGATGTTCATATGCATACGCATTCAGGTGAAAAATCTTATCCTTGTACATTGTGTGACAAAAAATTTGCAACACAGTATCAACTGATGCGTCACATGAAAACGCACTcgaatgaaaaacaatattcatgTCAAAAGTGTAGTAAACACTTTGCTTCAAAACATGGCCTTGAGTATCATATGATGTCACACTCTGGTTTAAAGCCTTACTTATGTTCATTCTGTGGCAAGAGATTTAGAGCAAACAGTCAGCTGAAAAGTCACATAATGACTCATAAAGGTGAAAAGCCTTATTGTTGTTCTTTGTGCAATGCAAGATTTTCTTGCAAACTTTCCTTGGAAGAACACATGCTTGTtcacacaggagaaaaaccaTTTCAGTGTGAAGAGTGTAAGAAAGTGTTTGCCGTTGCTGACAATTACAAAAGGCATATTCGTCTACATGCCGAAGAAAAGCCCTATAAGTGCTCCAAGTGTGATAAACAATTTGACATGAAGTCTTCTCTTATAAAGCATTTCCAAAGGCACACTGGTCAAAAGGGTTTCTTATGTCCTGAATGTGGtaagagattttataccaatgACTACCTTACTCAGCACATGTTTGTGCACTCTGGGGAGAAACCTTATCCTTGTACATTGTGTGACAAAAAATTTCCAACCAAAGCTCGACTAAATAGACATTTACAAACACACTCGGGTAAAAAACCTTATGTGTGTAGTTTGTGTAAGAAAGGTTTTGCCAATTCAAGGAATCTCAATGTTCATATGCATATGCATTCAGATGAAAAACCTTATCTTTGTACATTGTGTGACAAAAAATTTGCAACACAGTATCAACTGACGCGTCACGTGAAAACGCACTCGGGTGAAAAACCTTATGTGTGTAATGTGTGTAAGAAAAGTTTTCCCAATTCAAGGAATCTCAATGTTCATATGCATGTGCATTCAGGTGAAAAACATTATCCTTGTACATTGTGTGACAAAAAATTTGCGACACAGTATCAACTGATGCGTCACATGAAAACGCActcaaatgaaaaacaatattcatgTCAAAAGTGTAGTAAACACTTTGCTTCAAAACATGGCCTTGAGTATCATATGATGTCACACTCTGGTTTAAAGCCTTACTTATGTTCATTCTGTGGCAAGAGATTTAGAGCAAACAGTCAGCTGAAAAGTCACATAATGACTCATAAAGGTGAAAAGCCCTATTGTTGTTCTTTGTGCAATGCAAGATTTTCTTGCAAACTTTCCTTGGAAGAACACATGCTTGTtcacacaggagaaaaaccgTTTCAGTGTGAAGAATGTAAGAAAGTGTTTGCCGATGCAGGTAATTACAAAAGGCATATTCAACTACACTCCAAAGAAAAGCCTTATAAGTGCTCCAAGTGTGATAAACAATTTCCGATTAAGTCTTATCTTGTGAGGCATTTCCAAAGGCACACTGGTCAAAAGGGTTTCTTATGTCCTGATTGTGGtaagagattttataccaagGACTACCTTACTCAGCACATGGTTGTGCACTCCGGGGAGAAACCTTATCCTTGCTCAAAATGTGATCAgagattttcatttaaatcaagCCTTGCTAAACACCTGCGACGGCACACTAAACACTGA
- the LOC121413352 gene encoding gastrula zinc finger protein XlCGF58.1-like isoform X1 has product MNSRDIADQSYSKLMQHPPDKQSLTEASTKLIQLEDYSSLQPDASSAHQDQSSKSILEKLSLSSKNGPQIFFIKQEETDEEQCEVSRDACSELLLGSIFNTLSNFIEKDSEETPPCHTTILSTDQDFSCSSSNMPQSLDDMAQGSSPLTDMENKITTYTLGKSRYESKGDNVLESIQSKKGPMGIDAETVTDFEKSISCDETYNVCNVCKKGFPNSRKLDVHMHTHSGEKPYPCTLCDKKFPTKTQLNRHIQTHSGEKPYVCSVCKKGFPNSRNLDVHMHTHSGEKSYPCTLCDKKFATQYQLMRHMKTHSNEKQYSCQKCSKHFASKHGLEYHMMSHSGLKPYLCSFCGKRFRANSQLKSHIMTHKGEKPYCCSLCNARFSCKLSLEEHMLVHTGEKPFQCEECKKVFAVADNYKRHIRLHAEEKPYKCSKCDKQFDMKSSLIKHFQRHTGQKGFLCPECGKRFYTNDYLTQHMFVHSGEKPYPCTLCDKKFPTKARLNRHLQTHSGKKPYVCSLCKKGFANSRNLNVHMHMHSDEKPYLCTLCDKKFATQYQLTRHVKTHSGEKPYVCNVCKKSFPNSRNLNVHMHVHSGEKHYPCTLCDKKFATQYQLMRHMKTHSNEKQYSCQKCSKHFASKHGLEYHMMSHSGLKPYLCSFCGKRFRANSQLKSHIMTHKGEKPYCCSLCNARFSCKLSLEEHMLVHTGEKPFQCEECKKVFADAGNYKRHIQLHSKEKPYKCSKCDKQFPIKSYLVRHFQRHTGQKGFLCPDCGKRFYTKDYLTQHMVVHSGEKPYPCSKCDQRFSFKSSLAKHLRRHTKH; this is encoded by the exons aTCAAAGTTCTAAGAGCATCTTGGAAAAACTGTCACTGTCAAGCAAGAATGGACCACAAATATTCTTCATCAAGCAAGAAGAAACAGATGAAG AACAATGTGAAGTGAGCAGAGATGCATGTAGTGAGCTTCTACTGGGGAGTATTTTCAATACCTTGTCCAACTTCATCGAAAAAGACTCGGAAGAAACGCCTCCCTGCCATACTACAATACTATCAACAGATCAAG ATTTTAGCTGCAGTTCCAGTAACATGCCTCAAAGTTTGGATGATATGGCCCAGGGTTCCAGTCCTCTCACAGATATGGAAAACAAGATAACCACTTACACCCTTGGGAAAAGTAGATATGAATCCAAGGGTGACAATGTCCTGGAAAGCATTCAAAGTAAGAAAGGACCCATGGGAATTGATGCAGAAACGGTTACAGATTTTGAGAAGTCAATTTCTTGTGATGAAACATATAATGTGTGTAATGTGTGTAAGAAAGGTTTTCCCAATTCAAGGAAACTTGATGTTCATATGCATACGCATTCAGGTGAAAAACCTTATCCTTGTACATTGTGTGACAAAAAATTTCCAACAAAAACTCAACTAAATAGACATATACAAACACACTCTGGTGAAAAACCTTATGTGTGTAGTGTGTGTAAGAAAGGTTTTCCCAATTCAAGGAATCTTGATGTTCATATGCATACGCATTCAGGTGAAAAATCTTATCCTTGTACATTGTGTGACAAAAAATTTGCAACACAGTATCAACTGATGCGTCACATGAAAACGCACTcgaatgaaaaacaatattcatgTCAAAAGTGTAGTAAACACTTTGCTTCAAAACATGGCCTTGAGTATCATATGATGTCACACTCTGGTTTAAAGCCTTACTTATGTTCATTCTGTGGCAAGAGATTTAGAGCAAACAGTCAGCTGAAAAGTCACATAATGACTCATAAAGGTGAAAAGCCTTATTGTTGTTCTTTGTGCAATGCAAGATTTTCTTGCAAACTTTCCTTGGAAGAACACATGCTTGTtcacacaggagaaaaaccaTTTCAGTGTGAAGAGTGTAAGAAAGTGTTTGCCGTTGCTGACAATTACAAAAGGCATATTCGTCTACATGCCGAAGAAAAGCCCTATAAGTGCTCCAAGTGTGATAAACAATTTGACATGAAGTCTTCTCTTATAAAGCATTTCCAAAGGCACACTGGTCAAAAGGGTTTCTTATGTCCTGAATGTGGtaagagattttataccaatgACTACCTTACTCAGCACATGTTTGTGCACTCTGGGGAGAAACCTTATCCTTGTACATTGTGTGACAAAAAATTTCCAACCAAAGCTCGACTAAATAGACATTTACAAACACACTCGGGTAAAAAACCTTATGTGTGTAGTTTGTGTAAGAAAGGTTTTGCCAATTCAAGGAATCTCAATGTTCATATGCATATGCATTCAGATGAAAAACCTTATCTTTGTACATTGTGTGACAAAAAATTTGCAACACAGTATCAACTGACGCGTCACGTGAAAACGCACTCGGGTGAAAAACCTTATGTGTGTAATGTGTGTAAGAAAAGTTTTCCCAATTCAAGGAATCTCAATGTTCATATGCATGTGCATTCAGGTGAAAAACATTATCCTTGTACATTGTGTGACAAAAAATTTGCGACACAGTATCAACTGATGCGTCACATGAAAACGCActcaaatgaaaaacaatattcatgTCAAAAGTGTAGTAAACACTTTGCTTCAAAACATGGCCTTGAGTATCATATGATGTCACACTCTGGTTTAAAGCCTTACTTATGTTCATTCTGTGGCAAGAGATTTAGAGCAAACAGTCAGCTGAAAAGTCACATAATGACTCATAAAGGTGAAAAGCCCTATTGTTGTTCTTTGTGCAATGCAAGATTTTCTTGCAAACTTTCCTTGGAAGAACACATGCTTGTtcacacaggagaaaaaccgTTTCAGTGTGAAGAATGTAAGAAAGTGTTTGCCGATGCAGGTAATTACAAAAGGCATATTCAACTACACTCCAAAGAAAAGCCTTATAAGTGCTCCAAGTGTGATAAACAATTTCCGATTAAGTCTTATCTTGTGAGGCATTTCCAAAGGCACACTGGTCAAAAGGGTTTCTTATGTCCTGATTGTGGtaagagattttataccaagGACTACCTTACTCAGCACATGGTTGTGCACTCCGGGGAGAAACCTTATCCTTGCTCAAAATGTGATCAgagattttcatttaaatcaagCCTTGCTAAACACCTGCGACGGCACACTAAACACTGA